In the genome of Chryseobacterium phocaeense, the window GTGATGCGAAGGAATTAAAGAATCAGGTCAAAGAAATTTTCAGAGATGAATTGTTAAACTTCAGTCTGCAGAAAAATTCAAGGGAAAAAGTAGATTTTTTAACGAAAAAATACGGTAAAGTTCAGGTCAATCCACGTGAAATTAATCTTTTCTACCTTTCCGAAACCAGGGACCGGATTGATTTTGACGGTGAAAAATATATCGCGGTAGATACAGATAAAAAATTTAGCCGCGAAGAAATCTTAGGTGAGCTGGAAAATAATCCCGAAAAATTTAGTCCGAATGCCCTGATGCGTCCTGTTTTTCAGGAGAAAGTACTCCCAAATCTTTCTTATATCGGAGGAAATGCAGAGATTATGTACTGGCTGGAACTCAAAGACTATTTTAAATCACTTGATATTCCTTTTCCGATTTTGATTCCAAGGAACTCCATGCTTTTTATCAAAGAAAAAACAGTTGGTAAAATTGAAAAACTGGATCTGAACATTCAGGATTTCTTCGGAAACTTTACGGCAATCACCAATCAGAAGATTTTAAAAGACAGCAGCGTGTTATCCTTGCTTGATGATAAAGAAACTCTTCTGGAAAAAGGTTTTTCAGAACTGAAAGCCATCGCAGAAACCACAGAACGTTCATTCGGAAATATGGTAAAAGCGGAAGAAGTAAGACAGCTGAAATCATTTAAAAGAATGAAAAAACGTCTGCTGCATGCTGAGAAAATAAAACAGGGCGAGCTGCTTGAAAGGCTTGAGAAATTATTTTTAGATGTTCATCCTTCAAAAACCTGGCAGGAAAGAGTCTATAATTTTAGTGTATTCTTTTCGGATTACGGATATTCATGGCTTGAAAATTGTTGGGAGGAAATGGTGGTTCAAGAATCAAAATTAATAATTGTTGCCATTTAATTTTAAAGAAGTATTTTTGTAAATTATAATTATCGAGTATGATAAAGAGGTTTTTTATTCTATCCAGTTTATGTATGGTTTTGGGTGCATCTGCCCAGAGCTCGCACACCGTTGTAAAAGGAGATAATCCATATAATATTGCAAAAAAATACGGGATAACTGTAGATGAATTGTTAAAGCTGAACCCCAAATACAAAGACGGTAAGCTGGCTATAGGAGATGTGGTTACGGTGAAAGCTGAGAAACAAGCCGCAACTGTTTCCAAACCTGCTGTTGTTGAAAAAGCAAAACCCAATTATGGAGGTGTTCAGGTGGGAAAAATTATCCTGCAGCCTAAACAGACCATTTACGGAATTACAAAACAATATCGTATCTCTGAAACAGATCTCAGAAAACTGAATCCGGATTTGGATAACCATAGAAAAATTGGCGA includes:
- the bshC gene encoding bacillithiol biosynthesis cysteine-adding enzyme BshC, producing the protein MKTIDKLSFNDIESIPQLVKDFLNHKIEGFENNTFSLDHFKDQIHLKQNSFSEEQRQTLSDVLEQQLSGLSLSSKQKENLENLKQQNTFTITTGHQLNLFSGPVFFVYKILQTIKTCSYLKENFPDFNFVPVYWMASEDHDFAEINHFKTENNYYEINEKSGGPVGRITVSDTFFISEFEKEFKDSVFGTELILMMKEAYKVGNSLTAAIKILVNRLFSDFGLLIIDGDAKELKNQVKEIFRDELLNFSLQKNSREKVDFLTKKYGKVQVNPREINLFYLSETRDRIDFDGEKYIAVDTDKKFSREEILGELENNPEKFSPNALMRPVFQEKVLPNLSYIGGNAEIMYWLELKDYFKSLDIPFPILIPRNSMLFIKEKTVGKIEKLDLNIQDFFGNFTAITNQKILKDSSVLSLLDDKETLLEKGFSELKAIAETTERSFGNMVKAEEVRQLKSFKRMKKRLLHAEKIKQGELLERLEKLFLDVHPSKTWQERVYNFSVFFSDYGYSWLENCWEEMVVQESKLIIVAI